In Pelosinus sp. UFO1, one genomic interval encodes:
- the hprK gene encoding HPr(Ser) kinase/phosphatase: protein MPDLLLKEIVDYFCLTAVEKDCVLDGPVKVPDINRPGLVLAGYLQYFDEQRIQVIGTTETAFLDTLPINVADERWHAFIQLHFPCLIITRNIELPGAWLQSAANRQLPVFRTHLPTTRFIALLTNYLERRLAPSATIHAVLVDVHGVGTLIIGESGIGKSETALDLIKRGHRLVADDAVDVIRSGEDVLTGSAPEILRHIMEVRGLGILNVKALFGIGAVRPSQKINLVIRLEEWQQGKAYDRLGLEEEHYEILGVGLPCKTIPVRPGRNLSNIIEVAAMNYRLNKLGYHAAEDFIEKQRKFCLSDDQ, encoded by the coding sequence ATGCCGGATTTGTTGTTAAAAGAAATTGTTGATTATTTTTGTCTTACCGCGGTGGAGAAGGACTGCGTTCTTGATGGCCCTGTTAAAGTGCCTGATATTAATCGCCCAGGACTTGTTTTGGCTGGATATTTACAGTATTTCGATGAGCAGCGTATTCAAGTAATCGGCACAACAGAAACAGCATTTTTAGACACCTTACCTATAAATGTAGCAGATGAGCGGTGGCATGCATTTATTCAGTTACATTTTCCTTGTTTAATTATAACCCGCAATATAGAATTACCCGGAGCATGGCTGCAATCGGCGGCAAATCGTCAATTACCAGTTTTTCGGACTCACCTGCCAACAACACGTTTCATAGCGCTGTTAACGAATTACCTAGAACGCAGACTTGCGCCAAGTGCTACCATTCATGCAGTGTTGGTGGATGTGCATGGGGTAGGTACTTTGATTATTGGTGAAAGTGGCATTGGTAAAAGTGAAACAGCATTGGACCTTATCAAACGTGGTCACCGTTTAGTAGCAGATGACGCTGTAGATGTAATTCGCAGCGGTGAAGATGTACTCACTGGTAGTGCGCCCGAAATATTGCGTCATATTATGGAAGTTAGAGGACTTGGAATTTTAAATGTAAAAGCATTATTTGGTATCGGTGCAGTAAGACCAAGCCAAAAGATAAACTTAGTCATTCGTCTAGAAGAATGGCAACAAGGTAAAGCCTATGATCGGTTAGGTCTTGAAGAAGAACATTATGAGATTCTAGGCGTCGGATTACCATGTAAGACAATTCCAGTGCGCCCAGGGCGAAACTTATCCAATATTATTGAAGTAGCTGCGATGAATTATCGTCTAAATAAATTGGGATATCATGCTGCCGAAGATTTTATTGAGAAGCAGAGGAAATTTTGCCTATCTGATGATCAATAA
- the purB gene encoding adenylosuccinate lyase produces MITRYTYPEMGRIWTEENEFQTILKVEIHAAEIMGELGQIPAEAVPVIREKAKFSMKRLREIEEETHHDILAFLQAVAENVGDEAKYIHKGLTSTDVKDTALGSMMKEASDIILADLEAFRQVLRRRAAEHKNTVMIGRTHGIHAEPITLGLKFALWLDETERNIERMKRAKETVSVGKVSGAVGTYANIDPAVEAYICDKMGIKPAKLATQVIQRDRHAELMTTLAVIASSLDKFATEVRNLQRTDIREVEEYFHPGQKGSSAMPHKRNPITCERVAGLARVVRGNAVAALENVSLWHERDITHSSVERVILPDSFALVDYMLKKFTNIVDKLLVYPETMQANIEKTGGLIFSQRILLALVSKGVVREEAYRWVQRNAMAKWMEGADFKTNITKDEDVKKYLSPEEIDACFEYSYYLRHIDTIMARFGL; encoded by the coding sequence ATGATTACTCGTTATACCTATCCTGAAATGGGACGTATTTGGACTGAAGAGAATGAATTTCAAACCATTTTAAAGGTTGAAATCCATGCAGCTGAGATTATGGGAGAATTGGGGCAAATTCCAGCAGAAGCCGTGCCAGTAATCCGTGAGAAAGCTAAATTTTCAATGAAGCGTTTAAGAGAAATTGAAGAAGAAACACATCATGACATATTAGCATTTTTGCAAGCTGTTGCTGAAAACGTTGGTGATGAAGCCAAATATATTCATAAAGGGTTAACCTCTACAGACGTAAAAGATACAGCACTAGGATCTATGATGAAAGAAGCATCTGACATTATACTCGCAGATTTAGAGGCTTTTCGCCAAGTCTTACGCCGCCGGGCAGCAGAACATAAAAATACGGTTATGATTGGCCGTACTCATGGTATTCATGCGGAACCCATTACATTAGGGCTTAAATTTGCATTGTGGTTAGATGAGACGGAACGCAATATTGAACGCATGAAACGCGCTAAAGAAACCGTTTCTGTAGGTAAAGTATCAGGAGCAGTAGGTACATATGCGAATATCGATCCTGCTGTAGAAGCTTACATCTGTGATAAAATGGGTATTAAACCTGCGAAATTGGCAACTCAAGTTATTCAAAGAGATCGTCATGCTGAGTTAATGACTACCTTAGCAGTAATTGCCAGCTCCTTAGATAAATTTGCGACCGAGGTTCGTAACTTACAACGGACAGATATACGAGAAGTAGAAGAGTATTTTCACCCGGGCCAAAAGGGATCCTCGGCGATGCCTCATAAACGCAATCCAATTACTTGTGAACGCGTAGCTGGCCTAGCACGGGTAGTACGAGGGAATGCAGTCGCTGCTTTAGAGAATGTATCCTTATGGCACGAAAGAGATATTACTCATTCCTCAGTAGAACGTGTGATTTTGCCTGATAGTTTTGCATTAGTAGATTATATGTTGAAAAAGTTTACAAACATTGTCGACAAATTATTAGTGTATCCAGAAACTATGCAAGCAAATATTGAAAAAACGGGCGGGCTTATTTTCAGCCAGCGTATTTTATTGGCGTTAGTAAGTAAAGGCGTAGTAAGAGAAGAGGCTTACCGTTGGGTACAACGCAATGCCATGGCCAAATGGATGGAAGGCGCCGACTTTAAAACGAATATTACCAAGGATGAAGACGTTAAGAAATATTTATCACCAGAAGAAATTGATGCTTGTTTTGAGTACTCCTATTATCTTCGCCATATTGACACCATCATGGCTAGATTTGGTTTGTAG
- a CDS encoding phosphoenolpyruvate synthase yields the protein MSQYILYFEQINRSSLPYVGGKGANLGEMTQAGLPVPGGFCITTYAYREFIKTSPRMEEFFVALDASNPANLEQLRELGESIRSHLEKLAIPIQIRNAVIQAVNKKGSHYSYAIRSSATAEDLPNASFAGQQDTYLNIKGEDGILEHVRKCWASLFTDRAIAYRAKNGFDHRDVYLSIVVQQMVTPDISGIMFTADPVNGNRAVTSIDASFGLGEALVSGMVSADLYKVKNNTIISKKIAQKKLAIYPLPEGGTFTKELPPAQQEQQALTDQQIIKLAALGKRIEQHYEVPQDIEFCLANGEFYIVQSRPITTLYPLPDIPKQPVRVLLSFGHVQMMTDAMKPLGLSVLRTAFPSNIFVEAGGRIFLDLTKVLYYKIVRNIFPKIVTNADEAMSRALDVVVKREEFLAGHHPAEKNGLTSIHKIVGPLIKKAWYNLRKSDPKITKLVIEKIMQNKIAQTREALNTVEGAQRIRTAQQQLETILYPDIMHGILPYIVPGIIAHALLGKILVRMFGSKADLSKLNMSLPGNVTSEMGLELGDLADLLRELPEVQEYLKTAQDQNFYLGFTDLPGGETFKRAFESFIATYGMRCAGEIDLTNPRWHEEPTQLMSALFSHIRSVKPGEHRLRFAEGEKEAKEASQRILNSAQGNYFKTKLLSRLITVFRYVGGLREHHKFLLVTVMGECKKAIMAEANELVKKGVLVKAEDVYFLSLEELIQILQGECNEDVFEKITKRKEEYQWHQKLKPPRVMTSEGEIVIVPPYRGNLPEGTLVGSPVSAGVAEGIARVILRAENAVLHTGEILVAPHTDPGWTPLFQSAIAIVTEVGGLMTHGAVVAREYGIPAVVGVDDATTLIKDGDKIRVDGDQGFVEILERSGKTIVNQELKN from the coding sequence ATGAGTCAATACATACTTTATTTTGAGCAAATAAATCGTTCCAGTTTGCCCTACGTTGGCGGCAAGGGGGCAAATCTCGGTGAAATGACCCAGGCTGGTTTACCAGTACCTGGTGGCTTTTGCATTACGACTTATGCCTATAGAGAATTTATTAAAACGAGTCCTCGAATGGAGGAATTTTTCGTAGCGCTAGACGCTAGTAATCCAGCTAACTTAGAACAACTAAGAGAATTGGGAGAAAGTATTCGTAGCCATTTAGAGAAATTAGCGATACCCATTCAAATACGAAATGCTGTAATTCAAGCAGTAAATAAAAAGGGATCGCATTACTCCTATGCAATTCGTTCCAGCGCTACTGCTGAGGACTTACCAAATGCCTCTTTTGCCGGACAGCAGGACACCTATTTGAACATCAAAGGCGAGGATGGAATTTTAGAACATGTCCGCAAATGCTGGGCATCTTTATTTACCGATCGAGCCATTGCTTATCGCGCAAAAAATGGTTTTGACCACAGGGACGTCTATCTATCGATTGTTGTTCAGCAAATGGTTACTCCCGATATTTCTGGAATTATGTTCACAGCCGATCCCGTAAATGGAAATCGTGCCGTAACTTCTATTGATGCTAGTTTTGGTTTGGGAGAAGCCCTTGTATCTGGTATGGTATCTGCTGACCTGTACAAAGTCAAAAATAATACTATTATTAGCAAAAAGATAGCACAAAAGAAACTCGCTATTTATCCGCTGCCCGAAGGTGGTACCTTTACAAAAGAGCTACCTCCAGCACAGCAAGAACAGCAAGCTCTAACGGATCAGCAGATTATTAAGCTCGCTGCATTAGGAAAAAGAATTGAGCAGCATTATGAAGTGCCTCAGGATATTGAGTTTTGTTTGGCAAACGGTGAGTTTTATATAGTGCAGAGCCGTCCTATTACAACTTTGTATCCACTGCCAGATATTCCGAAACAACCTGTGAGAGTGTTACTATCCTTTGGTCATGTACAAATGATGACTGATGCTATGAAACCTTTGGGCTTATCGGTCTTAAGGACAGCATTTCCATCTAATATATTCGTAGAAGCAGGGGGAAGAATTTTTCTTGACCTTACGAAGGTGCTCTACTATAAAATAGTACGTAATATTTTCCCCAAAATCGTAACGAATGCTGATGAAGCTATGAGCCGAGCTTTAGATGTCGTTGTCAAACGTGAGGAATTTCTTGCAGGACATCATCCAGCAGAAAAAAATGGTCTTACCTCCATTCACAAAATAGTGGGACCCCTTATCAAAAAAGCGTGGTACAATCTTCGAAAAAGCGATCCGAAAATAACTAAACTTGTAATTGAAAAAATTATGCAAAATAAAATAGCTCAGACAAGGGAAGCGCTTAACACAGTAGAGGGAGCGCAACGTATAAGAACAGCACAGCAGCAGTTAGAGACCATTTTATATCCTGACATTATGCATGGAATTCTTCCTTACATTGTTCCAGGGATTATTGCGCATGCCTTATTAGGAAAAATTCTTGTTCGGATGTTTGGTAGTAAGGCAGATCTTAGTAAGTTAAACATGTCTCTGCCAGGAAATGTTACCAGCGAAATGGGCCTAGAACTGGGCGATCTAGCAGATCTTCTTCGAGAGCTTCCTGAGGTCCAAGAATATTTAAAGACTGCTCAGGATCAAAATTTCTATTTGGGGTTTACTGATCTACCTGGAGGAGAGACTTTTAAACGTGCGTTTGAGAGTTTTATTGCTACATACGGAATGAGATGCGCTGGTGAGATTGACCTGACCAATCCCCGGTGGCATGAAGAGCCAACGCAATTAATGTCCGCATTGTTTAGTCATATACGGAGTGTGAAGCCAGGTGAACACCGACTTCGGTTTGCTGAAGGCGAAAAGGAAGCGAAAGAGGCTAGTCAGCGTATTTTAAATTCTGCGCAGGGAAACTACTTTAAAACAAAGTTATTGTCCCGCTTAATCACCGTATTTCGGTATGTCGGAGGGCTGCGGGAACACCATAAATTTTTATTAGTCACAGTAATGGGTGAGTGTAAAAAGGCAATTATGGCAGAAGCAAATGAGCTGGTTAAAAAAGGGGTTTTGGTAAAGGCAGAAGACGTCTACTTCTTAAGCTTAGAGGAATTAATTCAAATACTACAAGGTGAATGTAACGAGGATGTTTTTGAAAAGATTACTAAGCGCAAAGAAGAGTATCAATGGCACCAAAAATTAAAACCACCGAGGGTAATGACAAGTGAAGGTGAGATTGTCATTGTTCCTCCATATAGAGGCAATCTCCCAGAGGGAACACTAGTTGGCAGCCCAGTATCAGCTGGAGTCGCTGAGGGAATCGCTCGCGTCATCCTAAGGGCAGAAAATGCTGTTTTACATACAGGTGAAATTCTTGTTGCGCCCCATACCGATCCTGGTTGGACCCCTTTATTTCAGTCTGCAATTGCAATTGTCACTGAGGTGGGAGGCTTAATGACTCATGGGGCAGTCGTTGCTCGCGAATATGGCATTCCTGCAGTAGTGGGGGTGGATGATGCAACGACGTTAATTAAAGATGGAGATAAGATAAGGGTAGACGGTGATCAAGGATTCGTGGAGATTTTAGAGCGAAGCGGTAAGACCATCGTAAATCAAGAGTTGAAGAATTAA
- a CDS encoding adenylosuccinate synthase: MPAVVVMGTQWGDEGKGKIVDYLAEKADVVARYQGGNNAGHTVVVEGKEFKLHLLPSGILYKGKTCVVGNGVVIDPEVMLREIKGMQEKGIDTSGLKVSNRAHVIMPYHRLLDEAEETYRGDHKIGTTKRGIGPCYMDKNSRCGIRVVDLLDEEEFSEKLKRNLEAKNHLLKAVYGVEGFDYETVRKEYLGYAEELRSYVCDTSATLNKAIKNGEKILFEGAQATMLDLDHGTYPYVTSSHPIAGGVCVGAGIGPTKINTVVGVVKAYTTRVGEGPFPTELFDEVGDHIREKGHEYGTTTGRPRRCGWLDACVVGYAGRLSGIDYMAITRLDILDELATLKICVGYKYKGAVMDEFPASLKVLAEVEAVYEELPGWQSDTTNIRNYKDLPLNARRYLERLSEVADIKLGIVSVGPGREQTIIMHEIFE; the protein is encoded by the coding sequence ATGCCAGCAGTAGTAGTTATGGGAACCCAGTGGGGCGACGAAGGCAAAGGTAAGATTGTAGATTATTTAGCTGAGAAAGCAGATGTTGTTGCTCGTTATCAAGGGGGAAATAATGCAGGTCATACTGTAGTTGTAGAGGGAAAAGAATTTAAACTGCATTTATTGCCTTCAGGTATTTTATATAAAGGGAAAACTTGTGTTGTTGGTAATGGCGTGGTTATTGATCCAGAAGTTATGCTCAGAGAAATTAAAGGCATGCAGGAGAAAGGGATCGATACTTCAGGACTTAAAGTTTCTAATCGTGCTCATGTGATTATGCCTTATCACCGCTTATTAGATGAAGCAGAAGAAACGTATCGTGGAGATCATAAAATTGGCACGACGAAACGCGGCATAGGTCCATGTTATATGGATAAAAACTCGCGCTGTGGTATTCGTGTAGTTGATTTGTTAGATGAAGAAGAATTCTCGGAAAAATTAAAACGTAATTTAGAAGCCAAAAATCATTTACTAAAAGCAGTATATGGTGTAGAAGGTTTTGATTATGAGACTGTAAGAAAAGAATATTTAGGTTATGCAGAAGAATTACGCTCTTACGTATGTGATACATCTGCAACGCTTAATAAAGCAATAAAAAATGGCGAAAAGATATTATTTGAAGGTGCGCAAGCAACTATGCTGGACCTTGACCATGGAACCTATCCGTATGTTACTTCTTCTCATCCGATTGCTGGTGGAGTATGTGTAGGGGCTGGAATTGGACCTACGAAAATCAATACAGTGGTTGGGGTAGTAAAGGCGTATACAACCCGCGTAGGAGAGGGCCCATTCCCTACAGAATTATTTGATGAAGTGGGTGACCACATTCGTGAAAAAGGCCATGAATATGGTACTACAACAGGCCGTCCTCGTCGCTGTGGTTGGTTAGATGCCTGCGTAGTAGGTTATGCGGGACGTCTAAGCGGCATTGACTATATGGCAATTACTCGTTTGGATATTTTGGATGAATTGGCAACATTAAAAATATGCGTTGGTTATAAATATAAAGGTGCGGTAATGGATGAGTTTCCTGCTAGCCTAAAGGTATTAGCTGAAGTTGAAGCAGTTTATGAAGAACTTCCCGGCTGGCAAAGTGATACAACTAATATTCGTAATTATAAAGACTTGCCATTAAACGCACGTCGTTATTTAGAACGTTTGAGCGAAGTAGCAGACATTAAGCTTGGCATTGTCTCCGTAGGACCTGGAAGAGAACAAACCATCATAATGCATGAAATTTTTGAATAG